In the Malania oleifera isolate guangnan ecotype guangnan chromosome 1, ASM2987363v1, whole genome shotgun sequence genome, one interval contains:
- the LOC131149583 gene encoding 3-ketoacyl-CoA synthase 6-like isoform X1 — translation MPQQVLPDFSNSVKLKYVKLGYQYLVNHILTFLLVPIMAAVAVELLRLGPDELLTIWRSLHFDHLQVLCSSFLVIFISTFYFMSKPRSIYLVDYACFKPSFTFRVPFATFMEHTRLIYENDPNSVEFQMRILERSGLGEETCLPPANHYIPPNPNMEAAREEAELVIFSAIDDLMKRTGIKPKDIDILILNCSLFSPTPSLSAMIVNKYKMRSNIKSFNLSGMGCSAGIISIDLARDLLQVHPNSYALVVSTEIITPNYYRGTQRSMLLPNCLFRMGAAAILLSNRRKDRIRAKYRLVHVVRTHKGDDDKAYRCVYEEEDQQGKVGISLSKDLMRIAGEALKSNITTIGPLVLPASEQLLFLFTLIGRKIINHKWKPYIPDFKQAFEHFCIHAGGRAVIDELQKNLQLSAEHVEASRMTLHRFGNTSSSSLWYELNYIETKGRMKKGDRVWQIAFGSGFKCNSAVWKCNRNLKVPCDGPWVDCIDRALMVLEWRKFWNQFILLPIRKLFLGMCLQWFLVASEWEPQLSHPRDSLRRILQK, via the exons ATGCCGCAGCAGGTTCTGCCTGACTTCTCCAACTCAGTGAAGCTCAAGTATGTGAAACTTGGGTACCAGTACCTCGTCAATCACATCCTCACCTTCCTTCTGGTTCCCATCATGGCAGCCGTCGCCGTTGAGCTCCTCCGCTTGGGCCCCGACGAGCTCCTCACCATCTGGAGATCTCTCCACTTCGATCACCTCCAAGTCCTCTGCTCCTCCTTCCTCGTCATCTTCATCTCCACTTTCTACTTCATGTCCAAGCCTCGCTCCATCTACCTCGTCGACTACGCCTGCTTCAAGCCCTCCTTCACCTTCCGCGTCCCTTTCGCCACTTTCATGGAACACACCCGCCTCATCTACGAGAACGACCCCAATAGCGTCGAGTTCCAAATGCGTATCCTCGAACGCTCTGGCCTCGGCGAGGAAACCTGCCTTCCTCCCGCCAATCACTACATCCCGCCAAACCCTAACATGGAAGCAGCCAGAGAAGAAGCCGAGCTCGTCATCTTCTCCGCCATTGATGATTTGATGAAGAGGACCGGTATTAAACCCAAAGACATCGATATTCTCATCCTCAACTGCAGCCTCTTCTCGCCTACTCCTTCGCTGTCTGCAATGATAGTTAACAAATACAAGATGAGGAGCAACATAAAGAGCTTCAACCTCTCCGGCATGGGGTGCAGCGCCGGCATTATCTCCATTGATCTGGCCAGAGACCTTCTCCAGGTTCACCCCAATTCATACGCGCTGGTTGTCAGCACCGAGATCATTACGCCAAACTACTACAGAGGGACTCAGCGGTCTATGCTTCTCCCCAACTGCTTGTTCCGGATGGGTGCTGCCGCGATTCTCCTGTCGAACCGCAGGAAAGACCGTATCCGAGCCAAGTACCGGCTCGTCCACGTCGTTCGGACCCATAAAGGCGATGACGATAAGGCCTACCGGTGCGTGTACGAGGAAGAAGACCAGCAAGGGAAGGTCGGAATCTCGTTGTCGAAAGATCTCATGAGGATCGCCGGCGAAGCGCTGAAGTCTAACATAACCACCATCGGACCACTGGTGCTTCCGGCGTCGGAGCAGCTTCTCTTCTTGTTCACGCTCATAGGGCGTAAGATCATAAACCATAAGTGGAAACCCTACATTCCCGACTTCAAACAAGCCTTTGAGCACTTCTGCATCCATGCTGGGGGGCGAGCTGTGATCGACGAACTGCAGAAAAACCTGCAGCTCTCGGCGGAGCACGTGGAGGCCTCCAGAATGACTCTGCACCGATTCGGGAACACTTCTTCTTCGTCGCTGTGGTATGAGTTGAACTATATTGAGACCAAAGGGAGGATGAAGAAGGGAGATAGGGTTTGGCAGATAGCTTTTGGGAGTGGATTCAAGTGCAACAGTGCGGTGTGGAAGTGCAATCGCAACTTAAAAGTTCCGTGCGATGGGCCTTGGGTTGACTGCATTGATAG GGCATTGATGGTTCTAGAGTGGAGAAAGTTTTGGAATCAGTTCATATTGCTGCCAATAAGAAAATTGTTCCTGGGGATGTGTCTACAATGGTTCCTGGTGGCATCCGAATGG GAACCCCAGCTCTCACATCCACGGGATTCATTAAGGAGGATTTTGCAGAAGTAG
- the LOC131149583 gene encoding 3-ketoacyl-CoA synthase 6-like isoform X2 — protein MPQQVLPDFSNSVKLKYVKLGYQYLVNHILTFLLVPIMAAVAVELLRLGPDELLTIWRSLHFDHLQVLCSSFLVIFISTFYFMSKPRSIYLVDYACFKPSFTFRVPFATFMEHTRLIYENDPNSVEFQMRILERSGLGEETCLPPANHYIPPNPNMEAAREEAELVIFSAIDDLMKRTGIKPKDIDILILNCSLFSPTPSLSAMIVNKYKMRSNIKSFNLSGMGCSAGIISIDLARDLLQVHPNSYALVVSTEIITPNYYRGTQRSMLLPNCLFRMGAAAILLSNRRKDRIRAKYRLVHVVRTHKGDDDKAYRCVYEEEDQQGKVGISLSKDLMRIAGEALKSNITTIGPLVLPASEQLLFLFTLIGRKIINHKWKPYIPDFKQAFEHFCIHAGGRAVIDELQKNLQLSAEHVEASRMTLHRFGNTSSSSLWYELNYIETKGRMKKGDRVWQIAFGSGFKCNSAVWKCNRNLKVPCDGPWVDCIDRALMVLEWRKFWNQFILLPIRKLFLGMCLQWFLVASEWCFRNPSSHIHGIH, from the exons ATGCCGCAGCAGGTTCTGCCTGACTTCTCCAACTCAGTGAAGCTCAAGTATGTGAAACTTGGGTACCAGTACCTCGTCAATCACATCCTCACCTTCCTTCTGGTTCCCATCATGGCAGCCGTCGCCGTTGAGCTCCTCCGCTTGGGCCCCGACGAGCTCCTCACCATCTGGAGATCTCTCCACTTCGATCACCTCCAAGTCCTCTGCTCCTCCTTCCTCGTCATCTTCATCTCCACTTTCTACTTCATGTCCAAGCCTCGCTCCATCTACCTCGTCGACTACGCCTGCTTCAAGCCCTCCTTCACCTTCCGCGTCCCTTTCGCCACTTTCATGGAACACACCCGCCTCATCTACGAGAACGACCCCAATAGCGTCGAGTTCCAAATGCGTATCCTCGAACGCTCTGGCCTCGGCGAGGAAACCTGCCTTCCTCCCGCCAATCACTACATCCCGCCAAACCCTAACATGGAAGCAGCCAGAGAAGAAGCCGAGCTCGTCATCTTCTCCGCCATTGATGATTTGATGAAGAGGACCGGTATTAAACCCAAAGACATCGATATTCTCATCCTCAACTGCAGCCTCTTCTCGCCTACTCCTTCGCTGTCTGCAATGATAGTTAACAAATACAAGATGAGGAGCAACATAAAGAGCTTCAACCTCTCCGGCATGGGGTGCAGCGCCGGCATTATCTCCATTGATCTGGCCAGAGACCTTCTCCAGGTTCACCCCAATTCATACGCGCTGGTTGTCAGCACCGAGATCATTACGCCAAACTACTACAGAGGGACTCAGCGGTCTATGCTTCTCCCCAACTGCTTGTTCCGGATGGGTGCTGCCGCGATTCTCCTGTCGAACCGCAGGAAAGACCGTATCCGAGCCAAGTACCGGCTCGTCCACGTCGTTCGGACCCATAAAGGCGATGACGATAAGGCCTACCGGTGCGTGTACGAGGAAGAAGACCAGCAAGGGAAGGTCGGAATCTCGTTGTCGAAAGATCTCATGAGGATCGCCGGCGAAGCGCTGAAGTCTAACATAACCACCATCGGACCACTGGTGCTTCCGGCGTCGGAGCAGCTTCTCTTCTTGTTCACGCTCATAGGGCGTAAGATCATAAACCATAAGTGGAAACCCTACATTCCCGACTTCAAACAAGCCTTTGAGCACTTCTGCATCCATGCTGGGGGGCGAGCTGTGATCGACGAACTGCAGAAAAACCTGCAGCTCTCGGCGGAGCACGTGGAGGCCTCCAGAATGACTCTGCACCGATTCGGGAACACTTCTTCTTCGTCGCTGTGGTATGAGTTGAACTATATTGAGACCAAAGGGAGGATGAAGAAGGGAGATAGGGTTTGGCAGATAGCTTTTGGGAGTGGATTCAAGTGCAACAGTGCGGTGTGGAAGTGCAATCGCAACTTAAAAGTTCCGTGCGATGGGCCTTGGGTTGACTGCATTGATAG GGCATTGATGGTTCTAGAGTGGAGAAAGTTTTGGAATCAGTTCATATTGCTGCCAATAAGAAAATTGTTCCTGGGGATGTGTCTACAATGGTTCCTGGTGGCATCCGAATGG TGCTTTAGGAACCCCAGCTCTCACATCCACGGGATTCATTAA